The following proteins come from a genomic window of Gimesia chilikensis:
- a CDS encoding SulP family inorganic anion transporter → MLEFFTKHKASVKDDVLSGLTVALALVPEAVAFAFVAGVPPTVGLYSAFWIGLISALAGGRPGMISGATGAMAVVVVSLVALHGIEYLFPAVILCGLLQITVGLLRMGKLIRLVPHSVMLGFVNGLAIVIGLAQIGSFKTLGSDGTMTFLQGPSMILMLALVGLTMAVIVLLPRFTKAIPSSLAAIILVSVISIGFNQFAPAAWKPAGQENVVQTVDDLMMNNLRANAVQEAADQQTGAELSGEQVAAAVASVQPAAEPLPMLFFLDSRYVLAPFNWETLWIIFPFSLILAGVGLIESLMTLTLIDEITETRGSGNRECIGQGAANVVCGLFGGMGGCAMIGQSLINVNSGGRGRLSGVVGAVGLMLLVVLLKPVISLVPMAALVGVMFMVVIGTFEWSTLHTWNKVPKSDVLVMVLVAGYTVLFHNLAVAVLLGIVVQALIFAWHHATHMMADIHFEGEDKKVYQLHGPLFFASVSSFRELLDPVNDPPIVAIDFYFSRVYDQSAIEAINKIAERYRQEGKCLQLRNLNADCRQLLERAGDLAEVDIADDRHYHITEMI, encoded by the coding sequence ATGTTAGAGTTTTTCACGAAGCATAAAGCTTCAGTCAAGGATGATGTCTTGTCAGGCCTGACGGTGGCACTGGCACTGGTACCGGAAGCCGTGGCGTTTGCATTTGTGGCGGGTGTTCCCCCGACGGTGGGTCTGTACTCGGCATTCTGGATTGGACTGATCAGTGCGCTGGCAGGTGGCCGACCGGGGATGATCTCAGGGGCGACCGGAGCGATGGCCGTGGTTGTCGTGTCGCTGGTCGCGCTGCACGGAATTGAATATCTGTTTCCCGCGGTGATTCTCTGCGGGTTGCTGCAGATCACGGTGGGCCTGTTGCGGATGGGGAAACTGATCCGGCTGGTGCCTCATTCGGTGATGCTGGGATTTGTGAACGGACTGGCGATCGTAATTGGTCTGGCCCAGATCGGCAGTTTCAAAACACTGGGATCTGATGGAACGATGACGTTTCTGCAGGGCCCTTCAATGATACTGATGCTGGCCCTCGTCGGATTGACGATGGCGGTAATTGTACTGTTACCACGATTTACGAAAGCGATCCCCAGTTCGCTGGCGGCGATTATTCTGGTCTCGGTGATTTCGATCGGCTTTAACCAGTTCGCTCCCGCGGCGTGGAAACCAGCCGGACAGGAAAATGTTGTACAGACGGTCGATGACCTGATGATGAATAACCTGCGGGCGAATGCGGTTCAGGAAGCTGCAGACCAGCAGACCGGAGCGGAGCTGAGTGGTGAGCAGGTTGCGGCTGCTGTTGCTTCTGTCCAGCCGGCTGCGGAACCATTGCCGATGCTGTTCTTCCTGGATTCGCGGTACGTGCTCGCTCCATTTAACTGGGAAACGCTGTGGATCATCTTCCCCTTCTCGTTGATTCTGGCGGGCGTGGGTCTGATTGAATCGCTGATGACGCTGACTCTGATTGACGAAATTACCGAGACCCGCGGAAGCGGTAACCGGGAATGTATTGGCCAGGGGGCTGCAAATGTAGTCTGCGGTCTGTTCGGGGGAATGGGCGGCTGTGCGATGATTGGACAGTCGCTGATTAACGTCAATTCGGGCGGTCGGGGACGGTTATCCGGTGTTGTCGGAGCCGTAGGTCTGATGCTGCTGGTCGTGCTGCTCAAGCCGGTGATCTCACTGGTGCCGATGGCGGCGCTGGTGGGTGTGATGTTTATGGTGGTAATCGGAACCTTCGAATGGAGCACGCTGCACACCTGGAATAAAGTTCCCAAGAGCGATGTACTGGTGATGGTACTGGTCGCTGGTTATACGGTTCTGTTCCATAACCTGGCCGTTGCGGTTCTGCTGGGGATTGTGGTGCAGGCGTTGATCTTCGCCTGGCATCATGCCACTCATATGATGGCGGATATTCACTTCGAAGGGGAAGACAAGAAAGTCTATCAGTTGCACGGTCCGTTGTTCTTCGCTTCGGTAAGCAGTTTTCGCGAGTTGCTGGATCCGGTGAATGATCCGCCGATCGTGGCGATCGACTTCTATTTTTCACGTGTGTATGACCAGAGTGCGATTGAAGCGATCAACAAGATCGCCGAACGCTATCGCCAGGAAGGCAAGTGCCTGCAGCTGCGAAATCTGAATGCAGACT